In one window of Pseudomonadota bacterium DNA:
- a CDS encoding glutamate-5-semialdehyde dehydrogenase, producing MNELEHYMNQLGQRARLAVAAMARANAERKAQALAAAADAIRTDSELILIANAKDLDHGQNKGLSEAMLDRLLLDAERIDAIADSVSAIATMADPIGAVMDSWERPNGLIIERRRVPLGVIGIIYESRPNVTADAAALAVKSGNAVILRGGSDSHHSSIALHAPITTALAAHGLPATAVQLVETTDRAAVGMMLSGLDGNVDVIVPRGGRRLIERVQQDARVPVLGHLEGICHVYVDRSARKEIALPVVVNAKMRRTGICGAAETLLLDTNGDEALHRQLLSALHDAGCELRGDAFARGLHENVQPANDKDWGCEFLSAVIAVRGVAGVDGAVEHIARYGSGHTESIIAQKPDTVATFLNHVDSAIVMHNTSTQFADGGEFGMGAEIGIATGKLHARGPVGAEQLTSYKYVVHGNGQIRS from the coding sequence ATGAACGAACTTGAACACTATATGAACCAGCTCGGCCAACGCGCCCGCTTGGCCGTCGCGGCCATGGCGCGCGCCAACGCCGAGCGCAAGGCACAGGCGCTCGCTGCGGCAGCAGACGCCATTCGTACCGATTCTGAGTTGATCTTGATCGCCAATGCGAAAGATCTGGACCACGGTCAGAACAAAGGACTGAGCGAAGCGATGCTGGATCGATTGCTGCTAGACGCCGAACGCATCGACGCCATTGCCGACAGTGTGTCGGCCATCGCCACAATGGCGGATCCCATCGGCGCGGTAATGGATTCGTGGGAGCGACCTAACGGTCTAATTATTGAACGCCGCCGCGTACCGCTGGGTGTGATCGGTATCATTTATGAGAGCCGCCCCAACGTCACCGCAGACGCCGCGGCGCTCGCCGTAAAATCCGGCAATGCGGTGATCTTACGCGGTGGCTCCGACAGCCACCATTCATCAATCGCCCTGCACGCGCCGATTACGACAGCATTGGCCGCTCACGGCTTACCCGCCACCGCCGTGCAGCTGGTCGAAACAACGGACCGCGCTGCCGTCGGTATGATGCTGAGCGGCCTTGATGGCAACGTTGACGTCATCGTCCCGCGCGGCGGTCGACGCTTGATTGAACGCGTGCAGCAGGACGCACGTGTGCCAGTGCTGGGGCATCTCGAAGGCATTTGCCATGTGTATGTCGATCGTTCCGCACGCAAAGAGATCGCGCTTCCGGTGGTGGTCAACGCCAAGATGCGTAGAACAGGAATCTGTGGTGCAGCCGAAACGTTGTTGCTGGATACGAACGGTGACGAGGCCCTGCATCGTCAACTACTGAGCGCGCTGCATGACGCCGGATGTGAACTACGCGGCGACGCTTTCGCGCGCGGATTACATGAAAATGTTCAACCCGCCAACGACAAAGACTGGGGCTGCGAGTTTTTATCCGCGGTGATAGCGGTACGAGGCGTTGCCGGCGTAGACGGTGCGGTTGAACACATCGCGCGCTACGGGTCCGGCCACACCGAATCGATCATTGCGCAAAAACCCGACACGGTAGCGACGTTTTTAAATCACGTTGATAGCGCCATCGTGATGCACAACACCTCGACTCAATTTGCCGACGGCGGCGAGTTTGGCATGGGAGCAGAAATTGGTATCGCCACCGGAAAGCTACATGCACGCGGGCCGGTTGGCGCCGAGCAATTGACGAGCTATAAGTATGTGGTGCATGGGAACGGACAAATACGAAGTTAA